The proteins below are encoded in one region of Brachyspira hampsonii:
- a CDS encoding ABC transporter permease has product MYTMLNFLKKREVVLAIIICILVIIISALTPNFLNYENISNILKSYTVLGIFALGVLLIIISGGVDVSFTAIAQVVQYIVVYILLNYISGNIYIAFILSIIFGIIFGLFNGFLIYHYKMPAIIITIATQNLFYGILYVVTKGKLLYEVPSYFWSFSDAKLFTIVNANGINIGISLVTILWFVMALIVFFILKYTILGRSIYLIGCNSVAAKRVGISILKTTLFVYVLSAVIAAIGSIVHVSIVQTVIPNSIVGTEMQVIAAVVLGGASITGGKGSVIGTMLGVLLFAILSNSLTLLKISSYWYNVFIGAIIIISILVNAIQEIKSRNSIVRVNVEN; this is encoded by the coding sequence ATGTATACTATGTTGAATTTTTTGAAGAAGAGAGAGGTTGTTCTTGCAATAATTATTTGTATCCTTGTAATCATAATATCTGCTTTAACTCCTAATTTTTTAAATTATGAAAATATATCTAATATATTAAAGTCTTATACTGTTTTGGGTATATTTGCTTTAGGAGTTTTACTTATTATAATTAGCGGCGGTGTTGATGTGTCTTTTACTGCCATTGCTCAGGTAGTTCAGTATATTGTAGTTTATATACTATTAAATTATATATCTGGTAATATATATATAGCTTTTATTTTATCTATAATTTTTGGTATTATATTTGGACTGTTTAATGGTTTTTTGATTTATCATTATAAAATGCCTGCTATAATTATTACTATAGCTACTCAAAATTTATTTTATGGGATTTTATATGTTGTTACTAAAGGAAAATTATTATATGAGGTTCCTTCATATTTTTGGTCGTTTTCAGATGCTAAATTATTTACAATAGTTAATGCTAATGGTATAAATATAGGAATTAGTTTAGTTACTATATTATGGTTTGTTATGGCTTTAATAGTATTTTTTATATTAAAATATACTATTCTTGGAAGGAGTATATATTTAATAGGCTGTAATAGCGTAGCGGCAAAACGTGTTGGCATAAGTATATTAAAAACTACATTATTTGTATATGTGTTATCAGCTGTTATAGCAGCAATTGGTTCTATAGTTCATGTATCTATAGTACAAACAGTAATTCCTAATTCTATAGTTGGAACAGAAATGCAGGTAATTGCAGCTGTGGTTTTGGGAGGTGCTTCTATTACAGGAGGTAAGGGTTCAGTTATAGGTACAATGTTAGGGGTATTACTTTTTGCTATATTAAGTAATAGTCTTACATTATTAAAAATATCATCATATTGGTATAATGTTTTTATAGGTGCTATTATAATAATTAGTATACTTGTAAATGCAATTCAAGAAATCAAATCTAGAAATTCTATAGTACGCGTAAATGTTGAAAACTGA
- a CDS encoding phage tail protein, with protein MISNTKGTILNYFGLSNTYNPFKDENALHIAEDLYFEIPYLEPFEASNYVAVSTGLLTNSLSFLNDCIFEIYDNNIKVSDLQNVIGEIGNDKYMPKEGQIFWFNKDGLRGTYFLHHSYAGKKLKIVSGRYITTSITSGVLNDMFERTVGVPSYIEEINNMIDDIKNNSSFIIKEAVTKSGTGTQRWELDWRDDLEYLQVAGYVSGNTDALLSLSSYGLYQNINDSAPFIGWFGSSSVQYYYGGEFQKSFTNWQAGLPNLKWFPIFESKPVLGIKNNSENTITAYLYFLVRYKV; from the coding sequence ATGATTTCTAACACTAAAGGTACTATATTAAATTATTTTGGGCTTTCAAATACATATAATCCTTTTAAAGATGAAAATGCTTTGCATATAGCAGAAGATTTATATTTTGAAATACCATATCTTGAACCTTTTGAAGCATCTAATTATGTTGCTGTATCTACAGGGCTTTTAACTAATTCACTTTCATTTCTTAATGACTGTATTTTTGAAATATATGATAATAATATAAAGGTATCAGATTTGCAAAATGTTATAGGTGAAATAGGAAATGATAAATATATGCCGAAAGAAGGTCAAATATTTTGGTTTAATAAAGACGGTTTAAGAGGTACTTATTTTCTTCATCATTCTTATGCCGGAAAAAAATTGAAAATAGTAAGCGGAAGATATATAACTACATCAATAACATCCGGTGTGCTTAATGATATGTTTGAAAGAACTGTAGGAGTACCTTCGTATATAGAGGAAATTAATAATATGATTGATGATATAAAAAATAATTCTAGTTTTATAATAAAAGAAGCGGTAACAAAATCAGGAACAGGCACTCAGCGGTGGGAATTAGATTGGAGAGATGATTTAGAGTATTTGCAGGTAGCAGGATATGTAAGCGGTAATACTGATGCTTTACTTTCTCTTTCTTCTTATGGGCTATATCAAAATATAAATGATTCTGCTCCTTTTATAGGCTGGTTTGGAAGCAGTTCAGTACAATATTATTATGGCGGAGAGTTTCAAAAAAGTTTTACTAATTGGCAGGCTGGACTTCCTAATTTAAAATGGTTTCCAATATTTGAAAGCAAGCCAGTGCTAGGAATAAAAAATAATAGTGAGAATACTATCACAGCATATTTATATTTTTTGGTAAGATATAAGGTGTGA
- a CDS encoding sugar ABC transporter ATP-binding protein, translating into MENFIKVKNISKSFNALKALDDVSFELAKGEALALCGANGSGKSTLIKILAGVLEADSGVIEIDGKEMYSYGPLSGIKHGISVIYQDISLFPTLSVLENICLPRMIGDSCKFAFFKNKAKSAKAILADLEVDIDINSIVEELPLASQQLIAIARALNNNSKLIILDEPTTALTRVEVNQLFKIVNKLKKNGISVIFISHKLDEVIELCDTLVCLRDGKLVASKPMSETSVEEIEKFMVGQSSVYTGVDDIDKDAPIVLEVDSLTKKNNYKDISFNLRRGEILGIIGLLGSGRTELALSLFGVSKSDSGKIYIDGKECRINSIQDAVEAKIAYVPEDRLTEGLIMNYPINDNMVIVNLNKVKNKFGFLDNSIIKKITNFWIKELSIKAESGDNKVSTLSGGNQQKIVIGKWLDENPKILILDGPTVGIDIGAKAGIFETIKEFSKDNGMSVILISDEIKEIVSYSNRIMIMRNGKIYKIFDRGSVDENDIQTMLDEQKRSL; encoded by the coding sequence ATGGAAAATTTTATAAAAGTAAAAAACATATCTAAAAGTTTCAATGCCCTTAAAGCCTTAGATGATGTATCATTTGAATTGGCAAAAGGAGAAGCCCTTGCTTTATGCGGAGCTAATGGAAGCGGTAAATCAACATTGATTAAGATATTAGCAGGAGTTTTAGAAGCTGATTCTGGTGTAATAGAAATAGATGGTAAAGAGATGTATTCCTATGGACCTCTTTCTGGTATAAAACATGGTATAAGTGTTATATATCAGGATATATCATTATTTCCTACTTTAAGTGTTTTGGAAAATATATGTCTTCCAAGAATGATAGGCGATAGCTGCAAATTTGCTTTTTTTAAGAATAAAGCAAAATCTGCTAAGGCTATATTGGCAGATTTAGAAGTTGATATAGATATAAATTCTATAGTTGAGGAGCTTCCTTTAGCTTCTCAACAGCTTATTGCCATAGCACGAGCTCTTAACAATAATTCAAAATTAATTATATTAGATGAGCCGACAACTGCTCTTACTAGGGTAGAGGTTAATCAATTATTTAAGATAGTAAATAAACTTAAAAAGAATGGTATATCTGTAATTTTTATTAGTCATAAGCTAGATGAAGTTATAGAACTTTGTGATACTTTAGTATGCTTGAGAGATGGAAAGCTAGTAGCTTCCAAGCCTATGAGTGAGACATCTGTAGAAGAAATTGAGAAATTTATGGTAGGACAATCTTCCGTTTATACAGGTGTAGATGATATAGATAAAGATGCTCCTATTGTATTAGAGGTTGATTCTTTAACTAAGAAGAATAATTATAAGGATATTAGTTTTAATCTTCGCAGGGGAGAAATATTAGGTATAATAGGTTTATTGGGGTCAGGAAGAACAGAGTTGGCATTATCTTTATTTGGAGTATCTAAATCTGATAGTGGCAAAATATATATAGATGGAAAAGAATGCCGTATTAACAGTATACAAGATGCTGTAGAGGCAAAGATAGCATATGTTCCTGAAGATAGGCTTACAGAAGGCTTGATAATGAATTACCCGATAAATGACAATATGGTTATTGTAAATTTAAATAAAGTTAAAAATAAATTTGGTTTTTTAGATAATTCTATAATTAAAAAAATTACAAATTTTTGGATAAAAGAATTATCTATTAAGGCTGAATCAGGAGATAATAAGGTTTCAACATTATCAGGCGGAAATCAACAAAAAATAGTCATAGGAAAATGGCTTGATGAAAATCCTAAAATACTTATTTTAGATGGTCCTACAGTTGGTATAGATATAGGAGCTAAGGCCGGGATATTTGAAACTATTAAAGAATTTTCTAAGGATAATGGTATGTCAGTCATTTTAATTTCTGATGAAATAAAAGAAATAGTTTCATATAGCAACCGTATAATGATAATGCGTAATGGTAAAATATATAAAATTTTTGATAGAGGCAGTGTAGATGAAAATGATATACAAACTATGTTAGATGAACAAAAACGTAGTTTATGA
- a CDS encoding ABC transporter permease, protein MYNLDKLSSFIKRIRRGEQFSLVITLVLVYILMVIANGHRFLSFSNLYAMSYQLPIIGFLAIGMMISELSGGINLSIIANMNLNGIIIYLVLNFFTNGNMQEANILFIIIAIIIGFITSAIIGIINGFLITKFNIPAILVTLGTMTLLQGVNLVLTKGYTISGFPKELVFIGNGKILNIPVAIILFIIVIIITHFILNRSAYGKQLYLTGANQKASKFSNINVNKVIIIEYILSACFASFASLVLIGQMNSVKANYAESYLLVAVLASFLGGVDPNGGFGKLSGMVLASIILQFISTGLNLMRLDPFMITAMWGAIIIIILVVKEISNIIILKVKTLLKNKIVN, encoded by the coding sequence ATGTATAATCTAGATAAATTATCATCTTTTATAAAAAGAATTAGAAGAGGAGAACAATTTTCCCTTGTTATAACACTTGTATTAGTTTATATTTTGATGGTTATAGCAAACGGTCATAGATTTTTATCTTTTAGCAATTTGTATGCTATGTCTTATCAGCTTCCTATTATTGGTTTCTTAGCTATAGGAATGATGATATCTGAACTTTCAGGCGGAATAAATTTATCTATAATTGCTAATATGAATTTAAATGGGATAATTATATACCTAGTTCTAAATTTTTTTACTAATGGAAATATGCAGGAGGCTAATATATTATTTATTATAATAGCAATAATAATTGGATTTATTACAAGTGCTATTATAGGTATAATTAACGGCTTTTTAATAACTAAATTTAATATTCCGGCAATTTTGGTAACTTTAGGTACTATGACATTATTACAAGGAGTTAATTTGGTTTTAACCAAAGGGTATACAATATCTGGATTTCCTAAAGAGCTTGTATTTATTGGAAATGGTAAAATCTTAAATATTCCGGTAGCTATTATATTATTTATCATAGTAATTATTATAACTCATTTTATATTGAATAGATCTGCTTATGGTAAGCAATTATATTTGACTGGTGCTAATCAAAAAGCAAGTAAATTCTCTAATATTAATGTAAATAAAGTTATTATAATAGAATATATTTTATCAGCCTGTTTTGCATCTTTTGCTTCTTTAGTTTTAATAGGACAAATGAATTCAGTAAAAGCTAATTATGCTGAGTCATATCTTTTGGTAGCAGTTCTTGCTAGTTTTCTTGGCGGGGTTGATCCTAATGGAGGATTTGGAAAATTATCAGGTATGGTATTAGCTTCAATTATATTACAGTTTATTTCTACAGGATTAAATTTGATGAGATTAGATCCATTCATGATAACTGCTATGTGGGGTGCTATTATAATTATTATCTTAGTAGTTAAAGAGATATCTAATATTATTATATTGAAAGTAAAAACTTTATTAAAAAATAAAATCGTAAATTAA
- a CDS encoding autoinducer 2 ABC transporter substrate-binding protein: MKKIIFSFAILLFLVSCGGNGTKNTENASSTDSKYTMVTIPKLRSAWFEDYESGSINAAKELGVETYMQAPSSADEAQQVRIIEDAVNQGVSAILVVPNNAASCVPAFNRAKENNIVVLTHESPDQEGADYDIEMIDNVKFGERFIEELVATVGDSGEYAIYVGSLTVPAHNIWADSAIAYAKEKYPNLVMVDDKFPVSEDRNAARQKTLELLTIYPNLKGILAFGSQGAPGAGQALREKSMEGKVAVFGTTTPKEVAPFLKDKSVTSSIIWSAGEASYAMVHIAKMILDGKGDEIKQGLEIPNLGVPSINGKNILFNRPLIITVENVDNYNF, encoded by the coding sequence ATGAAAAAAATAATATTTAGTTTTGCTATTTTATTGTTTTTAGTTTCATGCGGAGGTAATGGAACTAAAAATACTGAAAATGCTTCCTCTACAGATTCAAAATATACAATGGTTACTATACCTAAATTGCGTTCTGCTTGGTTTGAAGATTATGAAAGTGGTTCTATAAATGCTGCTAAAGAATTGGGAGTAGAGACCTATATGCAGGCACCTTCATCAGCAGATGAGGCACAGCAAGTTAGAATAATAGAAGATGCTGTTAATCAGGGTGTTAGTGCTATTTTAGTAGTTCCAAATAATGCAGCATCTTGTGTACCTGCTTTTAATAGAGCTAAAGAAAATAATATTGTTGTTCTTACTCATGAATCTCCTGATCAGGAAGGAGCTGACTATGATATAGAAATGATAGATAATGTTAAATTTGGAGAAAGGTTTATTGAAGAATTAGTTGCTACTGTTGGTGATAGCGGAGAATATGCAATTTATGTTGGATCTTTAACTGTTCCTGCACATAATATATGGGCTGATTCTGCCATAGCTTATGCTAAAGAAAAATACCCTAATTTAGTAATGGTAGATGATAAATTTCCAGTATCAGAAGATAGAAATGCTGCTAGACAAAAAACTTTAGAGCTTTTAACTATATATCCAAACTTAAAAGGTATATTAGCATTTGGAAGTCAAGGTGCTCCTGGTGCTGGACAAGCTTTGAGAGAAAAATCAATGGAAGGTAAAGTAGCTGTTTTTGGCACTACTACACCTAAAGAAGTAGCTCCTTTCTTAAAAGATAAATCTGTAACATCATCTATTATTTGGAGTGCAGGCGAAGCTTCATATGCTATGGTGCATATTGCCAAAATGATTTTAGATGGAAAAGGAGATGAAATTAAACAAGGACTAGAAATACCTAATTTAGGAGTTCCTAGTATTAATGGAAAAAATATATTATTTAATAGACCTTTAATTATTACTGTGGAAAATGTAGATAACTATAATTTCTAA